A portion of the Cryptomeria japonica chromosome 5, Sugi_1.0, whole genome shotgun sequence genome contains these proteins:
- the LOC131064393 gene encoding uncharacterized protein LOC131064393 — MSEKLAPDKRHSFIHNGQKVFEWDQTLEEVNIYITLPPNVPTKLFYCKIQSNHLEVGIKGSPPYLNHDLTCPVKVDSSIWTLEDDIMHVTLQKRNKGQTWSSPIHGQGELDPYSVDQEQRRLMLQRFQEENPGFDFSQAEFSGNCPDPKTFMGGVKY; from the exons ATGTCCGAAAAATTGGCCCCTGATAAACGCCACAGCTTTATTCACAACG GTCAGAAGGTATTTGAATGGGATCAGACTCTAGAAGAAGTCAATATTTATATCACTCTTCCTCCGAATGTGCCTACCAAGCTGTTTTACTGCAAAATTCAGTCGAACCATTTGGAGGTTGGAATCAAGGGAAGTCCTCCTTACCTTAAT CATGATCTTACTTGTCCAGTAAAAGTGGACTCGTCAATATGGACTTTGG AAGATGATATAATGCATGTTACGTTACAAAAAAGGAACAAAGGTCAAACATGGTCATCGCCTATACATGGTCAAGGTGAGCTTGATCCTTATTCTGTGGACCAGGAGCAACGTCGGCTCATGCTTCAGCGCTTTCAGGAGGAG AACCCAGGATTCGACTTCTCTCAGGCTGAGTTTTCTGGAAATTGCCCTGACCCTAAGACATTTATGGGGGGTGTAAAATATTGA